A single region of the Methylocystis echinoides genome encodes:
- a CDS encoding putative bifunctional diguanylate cyclase/phosphodiesterase, whose protein sequence is MKLFKTSQTAPDAEIHADLVETLFDTTHTLVTGILSGVMVPVIAWLSTNNPNYFLLVAILVAAGAYRLRVLWTHDAAPIRRRRQEAEKWERRYAIGAISFMTLLGVSVAILFNYHHGEMISYYGVIILTGVVGNLASRNAARPNIVFWQVMGACMPLAALLIVNFPPWYWGVSAFLFFGAISVFRTTKILHGHLESALRNGADAMRQRQKFSIALNSMTHGLCMGDSTLIISVMNRRIVEFFGIVAAATPIRLEALAHAIGRSGGMDDAAAASFAAQWKEHAAMPRANVFTYEIGRRFFDFHCERGVNGAFITVVEDVTEKETARREIERIAHFDDLTGLPNRYQLQQALAQDLERLTAQGLQAALLAIDLDRFKEVNDTLGHVIGDALLAQVGERLARCAPAPNLVARLGGDEYCVLIRASQNASNAAEVANGVLTEMRRPFLLDGHRVTIGASIGVAIAPADGDTPSALLKCSDVALYQAKARARGSVAYFAPAMQEAMERRREIEEDLRQAVAKDELAIHYQPIVDSRRGVIVALEALLRWRHPRRGLVSPGVFIPIAEDTGLIVEIGEWVLRRACIDAMAWPAHVRVAVNLAPLQFQQPDLVARLGAVLRETGLPPTRLELEITESAFISHSADIEAKLTGLAALGIRLALDDFGTGYSSLSYLNRFPVNKVKIDQAFSRQANESPKTQAIIGAISTLAGDLGLDLVAEGVETHDQLAFMASKNIFLIQGYLYSKPKPIEELAPLLENWRDAPRLSAA, encoded by the coding sequence ATGAAGCTCTTCAAAACATCTCAAACCGCCCCCGACGCGGAAATCCACGCCGATCTCGTCGAGACGCTTTTCGACACGACGCATACGCTTGTCACAGGCATTCTCTCCGGCGTGATGGTTCCGGTCATCGCCTGGCTGTCGACGAACAATCCGAATTATTTCCTGCTGGTGGCGATCCTCGTCGCGGCGGGCGCCTATCGGCTGCGTGTGCTCTGGACACATGACGCCGCGCCGATCCGACGCCGCCGGCAGGAGGCGGAGAAATGGGAGCGGCGCTACGCCATCGGCGCCATCAGCTTCATGACCCTGCTCGGCGTCTCGGTCGCGATCCTGTTCAATTATCATCACGGCGAGATGATCAGCTATTACGGCGTCATCATCCTGACCGGCGTTGTCGGCAATCTCGCGAGCCGCAACGCCGCCCGGCCAAACATCGTCTTCTGGCAGGTGATGGGCGCCTGCATGCCGCTGGCGGCTTTGCTCATCGTGAATTTCCCGCCTTGGTACTGGGGCGTCTCGGCCTTTCTGTTCTTCGGCGCCATCTCGGTTTTTCGCACCACCAAAATCCTGCACGGCCACCTCGAATCCGCCTTGCGCAACGGCGCCGACGCCATGCGCCAGCGGCAGAAGTTCAGCATCGCGCTCAACTCCATGACGCATGGGCTGTGCATGGGCGATTCCACGTTGATTATCTCGGTCATGAATCGGCGCATCGTCGAATTTTTCGGCATTGTGGCGGCGGCGACGCCCATCCGGCTGGAGGCGCTGGCCCACGCCATCGGGCGCAGCGGCGGGATGGACGACGCGGCGGCGGCGTCCTTCGCGGCGCAGTGGAAGGAACACGCCGCCATGCCGCGGGCCAATGTCTTCACCTACGAGATCGGCAGGCGCTTTTTCGACTTTCACTGCGAACGCGGCGTCAACGGCGCCTTCATCACTGTCGTCGAGGACGTCACCGAAAAGGAAACCGCGCGACGCGAAATCGAGCGCATCGCCCATTTCGACGACCTCACCGGCCTGCCGAACCGCTATCAGTTACAGCAGGCGCTCGCGCAGGATCTCGAAAGGCTGACGGCGCAGGGCCTTCAGGCGGCGTTGCTCGCCATCGACCTCGACCGCTTCAAGGAGGTCAACGACACCCTCGGCCATGTCATTGGCGACGCGCTTCTCGCGCAGGTCGGCGAAAGGCTTGCGCGCTGCGCGCCGGCGCCCAATCTCGTCGCAAGACTTGGCGGCGACGAATATTGCGTGCTGATCCGCGCCTCGCAGAACGCCTCCAATGCGGCGGAAGTGGCCAATGGCGTGCTCACCGAGATGCGACGACCTTTCCTGCTCGACGGCCATCGCGTGACGATCGGCGCCAGCATCGGCGTCGCCATCGCGCCGGCCGACGGCGACACGCCGAGCGCGCTGCTCAAATGCAGCGACGTCGCGCTCTATCAGGCGAAGGCGCGCGCGCGCGGAAGCGTCGCCTATTTCGCGCCGGCGATGCAGGAGGCGATGGAAAGGCGCCGCGAGATCGAAGAGGATCTGCGGCAGGCGGTGGCGAAGGACGAACTGGCGATTCATTATCAGCCGATCGTCGACTCGCGGCGCGGCGTGATCGTCGCGCTGGAGGCGCTGCTCCGATGGCGTCATCCCCGGCGGGGGCTGGTGTCGCCCGGTGTTTTCATTCCGATTGCGGAAGACACGGGGCTCATCGTCGAGATTGGCGAATGGGTGCTGCGCCGCGCCTGCATCGACGCGATGGCCTGGCCGGCGCATGTGCGCGTCGCTGTGAATCTGGCGCCCCTGCAATTCCAGCAGCCGGATCTCGTCGCCCGCCTTGGCGCGGTCTTGCGCGAGACGGGCCTGCCGCCGACGCGGCTCGAACTGGAAATAACCGAAAGCGCCTTCATTTCGCACAGCGCCGACATTGAAGCGAAGCTCACCGGCCTCGCCGCGCTCGGCATACGTCTGGCGCTCGACGATTTCGGCACCGGCTACAGCAGCCTGAGCTATCTCAACCGCTTCCCGGTCAACAAGGTGAAAATCGATCAGGCCTTTTCGCGGCAGGCCAATGAGTCGCCGAAGACGCAGGCGATCATCGGCGCGATTTCGACGCTCGCCGGGGATCTCGGACTTGATCTCGTCGCGGAGGGGGTGGAGACGCACGACCAGCTCGCCTTCATGGCGAGCAAGAATATCTTCCTTATTCAGGGCTATCTCTACAGCAAGCCAAAGCCCATCGAGGAACTGGCGCCGCTACTGGAAAACTGGCGCGACGCGCCCCGCCTGAGCGCGGCGTAG
- a CDS encoding crotonase/enoyl-CoA hydratase family protein — MAGIVLLGPKDPFDFPDWRFETLDIVHDAETASIWMNYRADAPQCYTLNMLLELLQLRDSLRALWRSARMRDFPFRYLVMAAKRPGVFSLGGDLASFATAIRARDAATLLTYAHACVDLVYSYSQSLDLPIVTLCAVQGQCLGGAMEAALAFDFIIAEEDAVFGLPEVAFNTFPGMGAVTLLTRRIGPALTERMISSGETFSGRAMFDASVIDRLAPPGGAHAAAVDWMREYGDAKWRRRRALAEARRRSYPITHDELRRITELWAETSTRIEERDLRHMERLVRAQQRLIRQAEKASKQEGGV, encoded by the coding sequence ATGGCCGGCATCGTCCTTCTCGGCCCCAAGGACCCTTTTGACTTTCCAGACTGGCGCTTCGAGACGCTCGACATCGTCCATGACGCCGAGACCGCCTCCATCTGGATGAATTACCGCGCCGACGCGCCGCAATGCTACACGCTGAACATGCTGCTCGAACTGCTGCAACTGCGCGACTCTCTGCGCGCGCTGTGGCGATCGGCGCGCATGCGCGACTTTCCCTTTCGCTATCTCGTCATGGCGGCGAAGCGGCCCGGCGTGTTCTCGCTCGGCGGCGATCTCGCCAGCTTCGCGACAGCCATCCGCGCGCGTGACGCGGCGACGCTGCTGACCTATGCGCACGCCTGCGTCGACCTCGTCTACAGCTATTCCCAAAGTCTCGACCTGCCGATCGTCACGCTTTGCGCCGTGCAGGGCCAGTGTCTCGGCGGGGCCATGGAAGCGGCGCTCGCCTTCGACTTCATCATCGCGGAGGAAGACGCCGTCTTCGGCCTGCCGGAGGTGGCGTTCAACACATTTCCTGGCATGGGCGCCGTCACTTTGCTCACTCGCCGCATCGGCCCCGCGCTCACCGAACGCATGATCAGCAGCGGCGAAACCTTTTCCGGCCGGGCGATGTTCGACGCCAGCGTGATCGACCGCCTCGCGCCGCCCGGAGGCGCGCACGCCGCCGCCGTCGACTGGATGCGGGAATACGGGGACGCCAAATGGCGACGCCGCCGCGCCCTTGCCGAGGCGCGGCGGCGCAGCTATCCGATCACCCATGACGAGCTCCGCCGCATCACCGAACTCTGGGCGGAAACGTCGACGCGCATCGAGGAGCGCGATCTGCGCCACATGGAGCGATTGGTGCGCGCGCAGCAGCGGCTGATCCGGCAAGCGGAGAAAGCCTCGAAGCAGGAAGGCGGTGTCTAA
- a CDS encoding multicopper oxidase family protein, with protein MPTTRRAFLTGVAATVLPLPAGATSPMKPRTIEARAGKAVIGGAGETDILGFDGVVPGPVLQYWQGQELAAQLVNRLDLPVSIHWHGLRGENAMDGVAPLTQPAVAPGASFDYRRPLPEPGLFCYRPSVYGRTPELMGRGLKGLLVVNEPEPLPADHDLLLVLDDWRLDAQGQIEGGFDNKADAQGAGRVGPLLAVNGKASPAALDFPANARVRLRLANLANARIMILSFEGVQPFVVAIDSQPCEAFEPVRRSIPVAPGARFELIFDMPAKTGEKARVVMRGANNAESELIVATAKGARAERRGLIYSLPQNPALPPEIKLNNSKKVDLVIDVGPGGWTINGAATKAYDGPPLFHVKKGAPVTLGYVNKSKVPLAMHVHGHAMRLLHDLDDGWEPYWRNGVIIPAGKTKHVAFIADSPGKWAIHDDILEHEAAGLATWFAVD; from the coding sequence ATGCCCACGACCCGCCGCGCCTTTCTGACCGGCGTCGCCGCCACGGTCCTGCCGCTTCCCGCAGGCGCGACAAGCCCCATGAAGCCGCGGACCATCGAGGCGCGCGCCGGCAAGGCCGTCATCGGCGGCGCGGGCGAGACGGATATCCTCGGCTTCGACGGCGTCGTCCCCGGCCCTGTCCTGCAATACTGGCAGGGTCAGGAGCTCGCGGCCCAGCTCGTCAACCGGCTCGACCTCCCCGTCTCGATCCACTGGCATGGCTTGCGCGGCGAAAACGCCATGGACGGCGTCGCGCCGCTGACCCAGCCGGCCGTCGCGCCGGGCGCCTCCTTCGACTACCGCCGCCCGCTCCCCGAACCGGGCCTCTTCTGCTACCGCCCCAGCGTCTATGGCAGGACCCCCGAACTGATGGGCCGGGGCCTCAAGGGTCTTCTTGTCGTCAACGAGCCTGAGCCGCTGCCCGCCGACCACGATCTGCTCCTTGTTCTCGACGACTGGCGGCTCGACGCGCAGGGCCAGATCGAGGGCGGTTTCGACAACAAGGCTGACGCGCAGGGCGCCGGGCGGGTCGGACCGCTGCTCGCCGTCAACGGCAAGGCGTCGCCCGCCGCGCTCGACTTCCCCGCCAATGCGCGCGTGCGGCTGCGCCTCGCCAATCTGGCGAATGCGCGGATCATGATTCTCTCCTTCGAGGGCGTGCAGCCCTTCGTCGTGGCCATCGACAGCCAGCCCTGCGAGGCTTTCGAACCCGTGCGCCGGAGCATCCCGGTCGCGCCGGGCGCCCGCTTCGAGCTCATTTTCGACATGCCGGCGAAGACGGGCGAGAAGGCGCGCGTCGTGATGCGCGGCGCCAACAACGCCGAAAGCGAGCTGATCGTCGCCACCGCGAAAGGCGCAAGGGCGGAACGGCGCGGGCTGATCTATTCCCTGCCGCAAAACCCGGCCCTGCCGCCGGAAATCAAGCTCAACAACTCCAAAAAGGTCGATCTCGTCATCGACGTCGGCCCCGGCGGCTGGACGATCAACGGCGCCGCGACCAAAGCCTATGATGGCCCGCCACTGTTCCATGTGAAGAAGGGCGCGCCGGTGACGCTCGGCTATGTCAATAAATCGAAAGTTCCGCTCGCCATGCATGTGCATGGCCACGCCATGCGCCTGCTGCACGATCTCGACGACGGCTGGGAGCCCTACTGGCGCAATGGCGTCATCATTCCCGCGGGCAAGACCAAGCATGTCGCCTTCATCGCCGACTCGCCCGGCAAATGGGCGATCCACGACGACATTCTGGAGCATGAAGCCGCCGGGCTCGCGACCTGGTTCGCGGTGGACTGA
- a CDS encoding MliC family protein → MNASPGDLSAPSRYSAARPQTPEETQMIRPAALVPMLFFACLVTAARADCPPGSTVCPETRPALEKEAGRLAGLAATGAGKKSVAAGEAAFRKTIAACGGAWPCLQHNLIDHIFELRQGSAAARSKDAEGISIGPLVANCPGLGALVSVVFVNSAPAFAILVWRDHTVVLTQALSGSGARYTGPFGMGEAQFWNKGDEATLDLPGKPSLSCRIEQGG, encoded by the coding sequence ATGAACGCCTCGCCGGGCGACCTTTCGGCCCCGTCCCGCTACAGTGCCGCGCGGCCGCAGACCCCCGAGGAGACGCAGATGATCCGCCCCGCCGCACTTGTCCCGATGCTGTTTTTCGCCTGTCTGGTCACCGCCGCGCGCGCCGATTGCCCACCCGGCTCGACCGTCTGCCCGGAAACACGACCGGCGCTGGAGAAGGAGGCCGGCCGGCTGGCCGGTCTCGCGGCGACGGGAGCCGGAAAGAAAAGCGTCGCGGCGGGCGAGGCGGCCTTTCGCAAGACGATCGCCGCCTGTGGCGGCGCCTGGCCCTGTCTCCAGCACAATCTGATCGACCACATCTTCGAGCTGCGTCAGGGCTCGGCGGCTGCGCGGTCAAAGGATGCGGAAGGAATCAGCATCGGCCCGCTGGTCGCCAATTGCCCCGGCCTCGGGGCGCTCGTCTCGGTCGTCTTCGTCAACAGCGCCCCGGCCTTCGCCATCCTCGTCTGGCGTGACCACACGGTCGTGCTGACCCAGGCGCTCTCCGGTTCAGGCGCGCGTTACACGGGACCCTTCGGCATGGGCGAGGCGCAGTTCTGGAACAAGGGCGATGAGGCGACGCTCGATCTGCCCGGCAAGCCGTCGCTGAGCTGCCGGATCGAACAGGGCGGGTGA
- the tig gene encoding trigger factor, translating into MQVTQTSSEGLKQEYKVVLPAGDLAAKLAAQLVEVQAKAQIKGFRPGKAPIGHLKKLYGKSIMSEVLQEAVNEANRKIVEDHSLRVAVEPKLDFPGGQDEVERALAAEGDFAFTVTFETLPTFEVGALDDIAIERPVAEVAEDDITTALKNLADRVQEFEPRAEGAKAENGDKLTIDFTGKLDGVAFEGGTGGDIDIVLGSNTFIPGFEEQLVGAGAGDERLVKVTFPADYSAQHLAGKDAEFEVTVKAVAAPTSLEIGEDLAKKYGFENFDAMKTAVKSNLEADFHKVSREKLKRALLDALDGRYSFDLPPTLVEQEFNNIWSQHEAESRRAGQPLAEEGKTEDETRAEFRKIAERRVRLGLVLAEIGQHAGVKVEDKDLTEALVERARMFPGQEKQVWDFYRNNEQALAQLRAPIYEERVVDHISKLIKITDKTVTKDELFKEEEE; encoded by the coding sequence ATGCAAGTGACGCAGACCTCATCGGAGGGGTTGAAGCAGGAATACAAGGTCGTGCTGCCGGCCGGCGACCTCGCCGCCAAGCTCGCGGCCCAGCTCGTTGAGGTACAGGCCAAGGCCCAGATCAAGGGCTTCCGCCCCGGCAAGGCGCCGATCGGCCACCTCAAGAAGCTCTATGGCAAGAGCATCATGAGCGAGGTGCTCCAGGAAGCCGTGAATGAGGCCAATCGCAAGATCGTCGAGGACCATTCCCTGCGGGTCGCGGTCGAGCCGAAGCTCGATTTCCCGGGTGGGCAGGACGAAGTCGAGCGCGCGCTCGCGGCCGAGGGTGATTTCGCCTTCACCGTCACCTTCGAGACCCTGCCGACCTTCGAAGTCGGCGCGCTCGACGACATCGCCATCGAGCGCCCGGTCGCCGAGGTCGCCGAAGACGACATCACCACCGCGCTGAAGAATCTCGCGGATCGCGTTCAGGAATTCGAGCCGCGCGCCGAGGGCGCCAAGGCCGAGAATGGCGACAAGCTGACCATCGACTTCACCGGCAAGCTCGACGGCGTGGCCTTCGAGGGCGGCACGGGCGGCGACATCGACATCGTGCTGGGCTCGAACACCTTCATTCCGGGCTTCGAGGAGCAGCTCGTCGGCGCCGGCGCGGGTGACGAACGCCTTGTCAAGGTGACGTTCCCGGCGGACTATTCCGCCCAGCATCTCGCCGGCAAGGACGCCGAATTCGAGGTGACGGTGAAGGCCGTCGCCGCGCCCACGTCGCTGGAAATCGGCGAGGACCTCGCCAAGAAATACGGCTTCGAGAATTTCGACGCCATGAAGACCGCCGTGAAGAGCAATCTCGAGGCGGATTTCCACAAGGTTTCGCGCGAGAAGCTGAAGCGCGCGCTGCTCGACGCGCTCGACGGCCGCTATTCCTTCGATCTCCCGCCGACGCTCGTGGAGCAGGAGTTCAACAACATCTGGTCGCAGCACGAGGCCGAGAGCCGCCGCGCCGGCCAGCCGCTCGCCGAAGAGGGCAAGACCGAAGACGAGACCCGCGCCGAGTTCCGCAAGATCGCCGAGCGCCGCGTGCGCCTTGGCCTCGTTCTTGCTGAAATCGGCCAGCACGCCGGCGTGAAGGTCGAGGACAAGGATCTGACCGAAGCCCTCGTCGAGCGCGCCCGCATGTTCCCGGGCCAGGAAAAGCAGGTCTGGGATTTCTACCGCAATAATGAGCAGGCGCTCGCCCAGTTGCGCGCGCCGATCTACGAAGAGCGCGTCGTCGATCACATCTCCAAGCTGATCAAGATCACGGACAAGACCGTGACCAAGGACGAGCTCTTCAAAGAAGAGGAAGAGTAA
- the clpP gene encoding ATP-dependent Clp endopeptidase proteolytic subunit ClpP, with the protein MRDPIEVYNQYLIPQVIENTSRGERGFDIYSRLLRERIIFLTGPVEDHMASVIIAQLLFLESENPKKEISLYINSPGGVVTSGLAIYDTMQFIKPKVSTLCVGQAASMGSLLLCAGEAGLRFALPNARVMLHQPSGGFQGQASDIQRHAEDILKVKKRLNDIYVRHTGKDYETIERTLDRDHFMSAEEAKSFGIVDVVQEKRSDDETEAKS; encoded by the coding sequence ATGCGTGATCCGATCGAGGTCTATAACCAGTATCTCATTCCCCAGGTGATCGAAAACACTTCGCGCGGCGAGCGCGGGTTCGACATCTATTCGCGCCTGTTGCGCGAGCGGATCATCTTTCTCACCGGGCCGGTCGAGGACCACATGGCCTCGGTCATCATCGCGCAGCTTCTCTTCCTCGAATCGGAAAATCCGAAGAAGGAAATCTCGCTCTACATCAACTCGCCGGGCGGCGTGGTGACCTCTGGTCTCGCCATCTACGACACGATGCAGTTCATCAAGCCGAAGGTCTCGACGCTCTGCGTCGGCCAGGCGGCGTCGATGGGGTCGCTTCTGCTTTGCGCCGGCGAAGCCGGTCTGCGCTTCGCGCTCCCCAATGCGCGCGTCATGCTGCATCAGCCGTCGGGCGGCTTCCAGGGCCAGGCGTCGGACATTCAGCGTCACGCCGAGGACATTCTGAAGGTCAAGAAGCGCCTCAACGACATCTATGTCCGCCACACCGGCAAGGACTATGAGACGATCGAGCGCACGCTCGACCGCGATCACTTCATGTCGGCCGAGGAGGCCAAGTCTTTCGGCATCGTCGACGTCGTGCAGGAGAAGCGCTCCGACGACGAGACGGAAGCCAAGAGCTAA